The sequence GAATTGCTATTTTCAAAAATCAAAAAAGAAATCGATTCCGAGTACGCTTTTAAATATGATTTGATCCGAAATTATGTTTTTGAATTAATTCATTACGGACAAAAATTACAGCCTGCCGCAAAAGCTCCAACTTCTCAAAATGCCTCGCTGCGTGTAGTTTCTTTATTTATCGAATTGCTTGAGAGACAGTTTCCGATTGAGTCTCCGGATCAGAGAATACAGCTGAAAGTTGCCAAAGATTATGCCGAAAGATTGGCTATTCATGTCAATTATTTAAATAAAAATTTAAAAGAAAGCACAGGAAAAACAACTACTGAATTTATTGCAGATCGAGTTATTCAGGAAGCTAAGATTTTATTAAAGCAAACCAAATGGAATGTGTCTGAAATTTCTTATGCTTTAGGATTTGAAGAAATTGCGCATTTTTCCAATTTCTTTAAGCGAAAAACGTCATTTGCACCATTGGAATTTCGTTCATGATTTGAATTATGCAAATTTCAGATTGACTGAAGCAAATAAGATCACATTAAAATGATTGAACTTTGTTTTAACAAAAAATACCAAAAATGAGTACAGCAAAAGTAGCATTAGTAACAGGCGGAAGCCGTGGCTTAGGGAAAAATTCAGCATTGAAGATAGCTGAGAAAGGTTTGGATGTCATTATTACTTATCATAGCAATAAGGAAGAAGCGGAAAATGTTGTTAATGAAATTAAAGCTTTGGGTAGAAACGCAGCAGCTTTTCAATTGGATACAAGAGATGTTAAAGGTTTTGAATCATTCATTCAAAATGTAACCAATCATTTAAAAGAAACTAATGGAAACACAAACATTGATTATTTGATCAACAATGCAGGAACTGCTTTGTATTCTCCAATTACAGAAACTACCGAAGAGCAATTGGATGATATGTTTAACATTCATTTCAAAGGGGTTTTCTTTTTAACTCAGAAGTTTTTGCCATTCATCAACGACGGCGGTGGAATCATTAATGTTTCTTCAGGATTGGCAAGATTTGCATTACCAGGATCA comes from Chryseobacterium sp. 3008163 and encodes:
- a CDS encoding SDR family NAD(P)-dependent oxidoreductase, which codes for MSTAKVALVTGGSRGLGKNSALKIAEKGLDVIITYHSNKEEAENVVNEIKALGRNAAAFQLDTRDVKGFESFIQNVTNHLKETNGNTNIDYLINNAGTALYSPITETTEEQLDDMFNIHFKGVFFLTQKFLPFINDGGGIINVSSGLARFALPGSSVYGSMKAGVEMLTKYMAKELGSRKIKVNVVAPGAIETDFGGGRTRDDENINAMIAGNTALGRAGLPDDIGGVVAFLCTEDARWITAQRIEASGGMFF
- a CDS encoding helix-turn-helix domain-containing protein — protein: MEKIAHASLEDFYGEMAKMLGKDMESILPKGLHKDIGHFNVFDIAQTISNVKKASEMPYNRRKYYKISLIRGKNRAEYADKVISIKKNALLFATPKVPYHYVPEDADQKGSFCVFTDDFFTKNSSQNILEELPLFQPGAIPVFEIDDEMANEIELLFSKIKKEIDSEYAFKYDLIRNYVFELIHYGQKLQPAAKAPTSQNASLRVVSLFIELLERQFPIESPDQRIQLKVAKDYAERLAIHVNYLNKNLKESTGKTTTEFIADRVIQEAKILLKQTKWNVSEISYALGFEEIAHFSNFFKRKTSFAPLEFRS